From a region of the Mercurialis annua linkage group LG1-X, ddMerAnnu1.2, whole genome shotgun sequence genome:
- the LOC126677667 gene encoding uncharacterized protein LOC126677667 yields the protein MGKRKRERRERERQSERDKRWEKGSNSRDNPLQLHDTDSESSQEVVEVSPGGGKLFQINLHHHGDLGDLAYYGGEVQSRIYHIGEIEMSNLDTWCRRLYGGKAIVDYHWCPKGIEYRDGIKAINHEQDFREMAVTGLKAGSVEVYVREYSVKDIKELHEKIKLDLEPPPLPPSTVVIEELVDPEAGPGVEVNIPVQDQGPPVILPEIEGVLLIEWHGNNVQAPVIDALEPEDAVAGLEEGVQAAVVDVVQEGLDEVQEGLDEVQEGLDEAQEGLAEGLNLNEHEEVVGTEKESEARLEEVTEEGEVPEGGPDCPPSTLERMAQGLFDHMAEELEGMEGLFDDDDQNEVQAEEHSGQRGKNEGEKPTLDDVELNVEDYIVDPDYDIWDDDDDLITELRSTGQYFEEGPDAQHEDDVDVGSSQRSGGRPRGESQAEFRPGGVDRTIHPEADEQEEEVDSDYIASDDNNTASESDGDGRVKFRMFNEEKEMENPTFKNGLQFVNREQFKKACRQWGIKHRYQLHFPVNEKTRVRAKCFDKSDNVPKCRFEIFASKQNMSDPDDETFLVKTLNLVHTCPKRRSNFHMTSAYLAESFLEEFRANPDYNPEQFVAKIARELKQKISVQTARRARLRAVRKLEGDEDGQYAKLYDYRREVLRTNPGSTVDFKEPRGKFAGMYMCLAGMKNAFRNGLRQIVCLDGCWLKGKYGGQLLSATGIDPNDCMYPLAMAWVKVENTENWTWFLELLKADLHLGNRTTFMSDKQKGLIHALDALFPHSEHRYCWRHLWANFRTTFHLQHLKPLIWNIGIATYTSKLNAAMKVLENTHTAGYNWIEERSREHWSRAHFRPQVKCDILLNNLAEAFNKYVLTSRTRPILTMFEMIRTQLMRRIHDKQIFGSKINSRLCPKIRKKLDKIIEEGWNYTAHPAGSPQVQVIGPGGQFVVNLDERTCTCRRWDLTGIPCVHACPCIYENNEVPENYVDDCYTKATYQKVYSYVINPLNGADMWETDPNPFHIIVPPSPVQTKKRGRKSTVRRKEAEELEQQHEQTVQEAHAKRAKLGRKGLQKVKCSECNRFGHNKRTCKKDNDQAACGGDTQPEARAAGDETGGEAPDAGEVPGGEFGTGEQAPTGESGVHLSGAYSATEQASVEQQGAGEPSHDTSIQAARAAKRKGKRPAGREVPSRYRDCLRKRTTNK from the exons atggggaaaagaAAACGAGAGCGAAGGGAGCGGGAAAGGCAAAGTGAAAGAGACAAGAGATGGGAAAAAGGGTCAAATAGTCGAGATAACCCTTTACAACTCCATGATACTGATAGTGAAAGCAGTCAAGAAGTAGTCGAAG TTTCACCAGGAGGGGGCAAATTATTCCAGATTAATTTACATCACCATGGGGATCTTGGTGACTTGGCCTATTATGGTGGGGAAGTTCAAAGTAGGATATACCATATTGGTGAGATTGAAATGTCCAACCTTGACACATGGTGTAGGAGGCTATACGGCGGAAAAGCCATTGTTGATTACCATTGGTGTCCGAAGGGAATCGAATACCGGGATGGGATAAAGGCGATAAACCATGAACAAGATTTCAGGGAAATGGCTGTGACAGGATTAAAGGCAGGGTCTGTTGAGGTATACGTAAGGGAGTATTCTGTCAAGGACATTAAAGAGTTACATGAAAAGATTAAGCTTGACTTGGAGCCTCCTCCTCTCCCCCCTAGTACTGTTGTTATTGAGGAGCTTGTGGACCCGGAGGCTGGGCCAGGGGTAGAGGTGAATATACCAGTTCAAGATCAGGGGCCACCTGTGATTTTACCAGAAATTGAGGGGGTTTTGTTGATTGAGTGGCACGGCAACAATGTGCAGGCACCAGTTATAGATGCATTAGAGCCGGAGGATGCAGTAGCGGGGCTGGAAGAGGGTGTGCAGGCTGCAGTTGTAGATGTGGTGCAAGAGGGGCTGGATGAGGTTCAGGAGGGGCTGGATGAGGTTCAGGAGGGGCTGGATGAGGCGCAGGAGGGGCTGGCAGagggtttaaatttaaatgaacatGAAGAAGTGGTTGGGACAGAGAAAGAGTCTGAGGCCAGATTGGAAGAGGTTACTGAAGAGGGGGAGGTGCCAGAAGGGGGGCCAGATTGTCCCCCTTCAACTCTAGAGAGGATGGCACAGGGTCTATTTGATCATATGGCTGAGGAGCTAGAGGGCATGGAGGGGCTGTTTGATGACGATGACCAAAATGAGGTTCAAGCAGAGGAACACTCCGGTCAAAGGGGGAAGAATGAGGGTGAGAAGCCAACTCTTGACGACGTCGAGCTAAATGTCGAAGATTACATCGTCGACCCAGACTACGACATATGGGACGACGATGACGATTTGATAACGGAGCTTAGATCGACGGGCCAATATTTTGAAGAGGGACCAGATGCCCAACATGAGGATGATGTAGATGTTGGATCTTCACAGAGATCTGGTGGGAGACCAAGGGGAGAGAGTCAGGCAGAATTTCGCCCGGGGGGCGTTGATAGAACTATACATCCAGAAGCTGACGAGCAGGAGGAGGAGGTAGACTCGGACTACATTGCTTCAGATGATAACAACACGGCTTCCGAGTCTGACGGTGACGGTCGGGTGAAGTTCAGGATGTTCAACGAGGAGAAAGAGATGGAAAATCCAACCTTCAAGAATGGATTGCAATTTGTGAACAGAGAGCAATTCAAGAAAGCATGTAGGCAGTGGGGCATCAAACACAGGTATCAACTGCATTTTCCTGTCAACGAGAAGACCCGTGTCAGGGCTAAGTGCTTTGACAAGAGTGACAATGTACCTAAGTGTCGGTTTGAAATATTTGCATCCAAGCAAAACATGTCAGATCCGGATGATGAAACATTCTTAGTGAAGACCCTGAACTTGGTACACACTTGCCCGAAGAGAAGATCGAATTTCCACATGACCAGTGCCTATCTGGCTGAGAGTTTCTTGGAGGAGTTTAGGGCCAATCCAGATTACAACCCTGAGCAGTTTGTTGCTAAGATTGCACGGGAGCTGAAGCAGAAGATCAGTGTGCAGACGGCACGAAGAGCACGACTCAGGGCTGTAAGAAAATTGGAGGGGGATGAGGATGGGCAGTATGCTAAGTTGTATGACTACCGAAGGGAGGTCCTTCGAACCAATCCGGGGAGCACAGTGGATTTTAAAGAGCCTCGAGGAAAGTTTGCGGGTATGTACATGTGCTTGGCTGGAATGAAGAATGCCTTCCGGAATGGGCTGAGGCAGATCGTTTGTCTGGACGGTTGCTGGTTGAAGGGGAAGTATGGGGGTCAGTTGCTATCTGCAACTGGGATTGACCCCAATGATTGCATGTATCCTCTGGCTATGGCATGGGTGAAGGTTGAGAATACTGAAAACTGGACGTGGTTTTTGGAGCTATTGAAGGCTGATTTGCATCTGGGCAACAGGACAACCTTCATGTCAGACAAACAGAAG GGCCTCATACATGCACTGGACGCGCTTTTTCCACATTCAGAGCACAGGTATTGCTGGAGGCATCTGTGGGCAAATTTCAGAACCACCTTCCACTTGCAACATTTAAAGCCGCTTATATGGAACATTGGGATTGCAACCTACACATCCAAATTGAATGCTGCCATGAAAGTTTTGGAGAATACTCATACGGCGGGCTACAACTGGATTGAGGAGAGATCTAGGGAGCATTGGTCCAGGGCACATTTCAGGCCGCAAGTCAAGTGTGACATATTGCTGAACAATTTAGCGGAGGCCTTCAATAAATATGTACTGACTTCGAGGACGAGACCTATCTTGACGATGTTTGAAATGATTAGGACTCAGCTGATGAGGCGGATCCATGACAAACAGATTTTTGGGAGCAAGATTAATTCGCGGTTGTGCCCTAAAATTAGGAAAAAACTGGACAAGATAATTGAAGAGGGTTGGAATTACACCGCACACCCTGCCGGCAGTCCTCAAGTGCAAGTTATAGGTCCCGGAGGTCAGTTCGTGGTAAATTTGGATGAAAGGACTTGCACATGTAGGCGTTGGGACCTCACTGGGATTCCATGCGTTCACGCATGCCCCTGTATTTATGAGAACAATGAGGTCCCAGAGAACTATGTGGACGACTGCTACACAAAAGCCACCTACCAAAAAGTGTACAGCTATGTTATCAACCCTTTGAATGGGGCTGATATGTGGGAAACCGATCCAAATCCATTCCATATCATAGTTCCTCCCTCGCCTGTGCAAACAAAGAAGCGGGGTAGAAAATCGACGGTAAGACGAAAGGAAGCGGAAGAGCTAGAGCAGCAACATGAACAGACTGTACAGGAGGCCCATGCAAAGAGGGCAAAGTTAGGACGTAAGGGGCTTCAGAAGGTTAAATGCAGTGAATGTAACCGATTTGGCCACAACAAACGGACGTGCAAAAAGGACAATGACCAAGCTGCATGTGGGGGTGACACTCAGCCAGAAGCAAGAGCTGCAGGGGATGAAACAGGGGGAGAAGCACCAGATGCAGGGGAGGTtccaggtggggagtttggaaCTGGAGAGCAGGCCCCAACAGGAGAGTCTGGCGTACACCTAAGTGGAGCCTATTCTGCAACAGAACAAGCCTCGGTTGAACAGCAAGGTGCAGGGGAACCCAGTCATGACACTTCTATACAAGCTGCTCGAGCTGCTAAGAGAAAAGGAAAGAGGCCTGCTGGTCGAGAAGTCCCTTCGCGATACAGGGACTGTTTGAGGAAACGAACAACGAACAAGTAG